A genomic window from Camelus ferus isolate YT-003-E chromosome X, BCGSAC_Cfer_1.0, whole genome shotgun sequence includes:
- the NUDT11 gene encoding diphosphoinositol polyphosphate phosphohydrolase 3-beta isoform X2: MKCKPNQTRTYDPEGFKKRAACLCFRSEREDEVLLVSSSRYPDRWIVPGGGMEPEEEPGGAAVREVYEEAGVKGKLGRLLGIFEQNQDRKHRTYV, translated from the exons ATGAAGTGCAAGCCGAACCAGACGCGCACCTACGACCCGGAGGGCTTCAAGAAGCGGGCGGCGTGCCTGTGCTTCCGGAGCGAGCGCGAGGACGAGGTGCTGTTAGTGAGTAGCAGTCGGTACCCGGACCGCTGGATCGTGCCGGGCGGGGGCATGGAGCCCGAGGAGGAGCCGGGCGGCGCGGCCGTCCGAGAGGTGTACGAAGAGGCGGGAGTCAAGGGGAAGTTAGGCCGGCTCCTGGGCATTTTCGAGCAGAACCAAGATCGCAAGCACAGAACGTACGT ATGA
- the NUDT11 gene encoding diphosphoinositol polyphosphate phosphohydrolase 3-beta isoform X1 — MKCKPNQTRTYDPEGFKKRAACLCFRSEREDEVLLVSSSRYPDRWIVPGGGMEPEEEPGGAAVREVYEEAGVKGKLGRLLGIFEQNQDRKHRTYVYVLTVTEILEDWEDSVSIGRKREWFKIEDAIKVLQCHKPVHAEYLEKLKLGGSPTNGNSMAPSLPESDP; from the exons ATGAAGTGCAAGCCGAACCAGACGCGCACCTACGACCCGGAGGGCTTCAAGAAGCGGGCGGCGTGCCTGTGCTTCCGGAGCGAGCGCGAGGACGAGGTGCTGTTAGTGAGTAGCAGTCGGTACCCGGACCGCTGGATCGTGCCGGGCGGGGGCATGGAGCCCGAGGAGGAGCCGGGCGGCGCGGCCGTCCGAGAGGTGTACGAAGAGGCGGGAGTCAAGGGGAAGTTAGGCCGGCTCCTGGGCATTTTCGAGCAGAACCAAGATCGCAAGCACAGAACGTACGTGTATGTACTGACTGTCACTGAGATTCTGGAGGATTGGGAAGATTCGGTTAGCATTGGGAGGAAGCGAGAGTGGTTCAAAATCGAAGATGCGATCAAGGTTCTCCAGTGCCACAAGCCCGTGCATGCCGAATATCTGGAAAAACTAAAGCTGGGCGGTTCCCCAACCAATGGAAACTCCATGGCCCCGTCCCTGCCAGAGAGCGATCCCTA A